The Tardibacter chloracetimidivorans region GACGCTCAGCCCTTTAGCAGCGAGGATCCGGCGAATCTGACGGTTACGGCCCTCGGTGAGGACGATCTCCAGCCAGCAGCTGCGCGGTCCGCGACGCAGGAGACGCACGGACGCGGTGGTCAATATATCCGCGCCATCCTCGACCGGATGCGCGATGGCGAGGACATCGTCCAATTCGAGCGCACGGTCGACTTTGACATGATAGCACTTCCTCACGCCGTTCAGAGGATTGAGGAGGCGCTCGGACCAAAGGGTATCGTTGGTCATGAGCAGCAGCCCCTCGCTTGCCCGATCCAGGCGTCCGACGGGGAACAGGAACGGCAGGTCTTCGGGCATGCAGTCATATACGGTGGGGCGGCCGCTCGGATCGCGATAGGTGGTGACATACCCGCGTGGCTTATTGAGTTTCAGATAAATTTTCGGCTCGTCGCGCAGCCGCTCGCCATCGACGACGATCCGCGCAGTCTTCAGATCTACGCGTTGCCGCATCGATCGTGCAACGCGACCATCGACCATAACGCGGCCTGACTCGATCAGCGCTGTGGCTTCAGTTCGTGAACAAAAACCAAGCTTCGACAGAGCGCGTGGAAGGCTGGCGACATCGGCCGATGGTCGAGCCCGCCCTCGTTTTACGGGAGAGGCACCCGTATTGGATCTGGGAAACGACATGGGAGCCTATCAACGTAGCGGAGCCGCATGCGCTGGCATGCAGCTCCGGCGGTACAAGGAGCCGTGCAAACGCGGCTTAATGGAGTGTGCGATTTGCTGGGTCGCCCGCTTCCAACAGTTTCCGGGCGAACTCCCCGACGCTGTGGGCTAGGCTCTTCGCGCGGCGGAACGTCTGCTTCTCGAGCGCGCGAAATTTAGGTTCTGACGCATGAAACTTATAGCCTCCGCGACAGCGGATCGCGATGCCTACAACGCGGCGATTGGCTTCCACCACAAAAGAGTCCGACATTCTGACCTCCGGTCTATGCCGTCGGCTGCAGGTCGGTTGAGCGGAACGAGCAGTCGGCGGCTTACATCAAGTGACAGGAGTGGCCCCGGTCGTGCCAGCGAAGGGCAGGCGCCGGCCGGGGCTCAGGAGCCCGCGACGATGCTGCCGGCTTGAAGCTCGCGAGAGCGTCGGAAAGAAAAACTGCTCATAACAAGAAGATCGGTATTCCAGCAGGGTTAGTCAAGGTCAGGGCGATGGATTGACATCGACCCCATTTAGTCCATCTTGAGTGGTGATATGTCTAATGTCGTGTCCATTGGGCGCTTGACGCACCACGCAGGCCGCCAGCTCCGAGGCTAGCCTCCCCGAGCCCATTACAGGGCTCGGGGTCATCACCCTTCCCATAGGTCGATGGAGGCGGCGGCGAACGCCGCCGGGAGCATGACATGAATAAGAATCGAAAAGACGTGGCGTCCGCGAAGGACGAGGCGCGTACCGGTACGACGCAGACTGCGGACGCGAGGGTCGTTGTGCCCTTCGCGTCCCAGCGCAAGTCAGCCCCGCCTATCCCGGACGAGGAGGACCCTGACCCGCCGGCAGCGGCGTGAAGCGCTGGCTTGGGTCCATCCGATGGAGAAGAAATTGTCGAGTAATACCGCGTGTCAGGCTGACCTTTTGGTCGACTTGATAGACCGGGCTGCGCGGCGTGCGGATGATGTGCTGCGCCTGCCCTCCGGCATCCTGATCGCGAAGCGCGTTGAGGATGATGGCTTGAGCCGGATCGAAAGACTGGAGTTATCGCCGCAGGCCGATGACCAGTTGCTTGCACTTGCCTTCCGCCGAGCAGGTCGGCTTGACGGAACGGACCTGCGGGAAGACTTGATCCAGGTCTTTGAGTCCGGACTTTCGAGCTTTACGGTTGAAGCCCATCGCCGCGCTGTCATGGCGGATCTACCGGGTTCCGGATTGCCCCTGGCTGCCGCGGCCCGGGCCGTCGACGCGTTGATCGAAGCCGAAAATCTGTCCTGCATACGTGACCGATCCGCATTCTTCCGCGCCTATGCAGACCTCTATGCCGATTTGTGGTGCGATCCACGAATAGGGGCTCCGATTTCGGTGCGGCGTATCATGGTAACAATGGTCACACGGCTCCATGAATTGGCCTGCGGGGGGGCATCGCTGGAGGGCAGATGAGCCATGCCCGATATCCGGACACCGTTTCTCTGGTGGCCCTTCACCCTTGATGAAATCCTAGGATGGGTGGTCATCTTGGTCGTCGTCATGCTCTACGCAGTGACGTTCGCGCTCACCCGGCCTGCCAAGCGGCGCTGGTGGACGACGGCCGTAGTCACTCTTGCGCTTATGGCGGGACTGATCTGGATCAGTCCTCGTGCATAGCCGAGGCGGTGGCTTCTGGATCCCTTTTCAGGTGCGGCGAGGCAGCTGCCCGCAACACGAGAGAATTTGGTCTGGGCAACCGACGGGCGCCCAGATCCTCCAACGGTTCGGCGGTGCCTGACCTTATCCGAAGGATCTAGCGGCGGCTCAGCGTCCGCGTCCTGGTGCCGACGGGGTTACAGCCGCTCGATCAGTCGCACCGGATCAGCAATTCAGCCTGCCAGCAATGCCTGGAGGCCCCGCGCGACACAGTAGCGGGAATCGTCGGCGACCATGACATCAAGCCCGGTTGCCTTGGCCAACATCGTCGAAAGCAATGGAAATGGCGCACTGCCGCCGGTCAGAATGATACCGCGCTCCAATATGTCGTGACTGAGCTCAGGTGGCGTCTCGTTCAACGTATCGACCACCGCTTCGACGATCATAGTAAAATGCTTCACCAGGACATCGTCGAAGGCTTGCCGCGGCAAGGTCAGGACGGTTGGCAATCCCGCCTCAATACAGCGGCCGCGAACCTGCATGTCGCAGTCCGCACCAGATCCTGTCACGGATTCGTCCGCGAGTTCGAGTTTGAGTCTCTCGGCCGATTGCTCTCCGATCAAGAACTTATGGCGCAAATGCAGGAAATCGGTGATGGCCTGGTCAAGGCTGGCGCCACCGACCCGCACCGTCCGGCTGACGCACACACCGCCTAAGGAGATGACCACCACCTCGGTCGTGCCCGCCCCGCACTCGACCAGCATGCATCCCGTTGCCTCCATGATGGGGAGCCCTGCACCGATCGCCGCGACCACGGGTTCGCTGACGAGTTGAACAACCCCAAGGTTCGCGTCACGCGCAGCGGTCATAAATGCGCGCCGTTCGGCCTGCGTAGCATCGGCCGGGACGCCAATGAGCGTTGATTTGGCCGATATACGCCCGCGTACGCCAACACATTCACCAGCATAGCGTAGCAGGGCCCGCGCCGCAGCGAGATCCTGCAGAACTCCACGACGGAGGGGCCGTCCGATCCGCAGCTTTGGCGGCGTACGGTCTGCCATCGGCAACGCCTTGGCGCCCGCTGCGACCAATGCACCGTTATAGTCATCGGCGTCAAAGCAGCAGATCGACGGCTCGTCGAACAGAATACCGCGCTCGGATGAAATGACGCGCAGATTCGCTGTGCCGACGTCAAATGCCAAGCGTGGCGCGCTTCTCCAAGAAAAAGAGCTTATCATTCCCCGTGCCTAGCCCACTCCGGTTATATTGTCTGCTTTGGTCAGCAGGAAGTCGCGCGGCAGCTGCGCATGCATCGCGAACGCTGCCGCGCAAAATCGAAAAACGCAGTTGCGCCGATACGCCACCCGATACTCAGAGCCTCAGTTCATGTGTGGCGAATGCGGACGGCGGTAGCGGCCACTTTGAACGGATCCCATGGAAGCAACCGCCGGGAGGCGGCGTATCAGGACGTAAAGAACTGCTGTGTTCCATGCGCTTCAGTTGCCTCGGCAAGCCGCTGCAAGGCATGGACATAGGCTGCGCTGCGCATGCTGATGCCGCGAGACGCCGAGAGCGCCCAAATGGCCCGCCCTTCGGCTTCCATACCGGCCTTCAGGCGATCGTGGATTTCTGAAACGGTCCAGTAATAGCCTTGGCGATTTTGCACCCATTCAAAATAGGAAACGGTGACCGCGACCGCATTTGCCAGAATATCCGGCAGGACGATGACATTGTTGGCCGACAGGATGTCATCGGCCTCTGGGGTCAACGGGCCGTAGGCAAGCTCAAGGACCACTTTTGCACGCACATCACCGGCATTGTCGCGGTGGATGAGATTCTCCAGCGCCGCAGGGACCAGGATTTCGCAGTCAACGCCGACGATCGTATGGGGATCGAGCGCGGTGATGCCGTTAGTTCCGGCGAGACCCTGCAGACCGCTGGTCCGTTTCGCTTCCAACAGCGCTTCGATATCGAGACCGTCGGAGGCGCCGACCGCCGCTCGCGAGTCGGAGACGGCGATGACCTTGTAGCCGGCCGCCCTCAGCAGACGCGCCATGTGGCTGCCGGCATTGCCAAAGCCCTGAATGGCGACGCGCGAGCCCGGTCCCACCCCGAGTTCAGTCTCCAGATGCCGCAGTAAATAGAAGCCCCCGCGCGCCGTCGCAGGGTCGCGGCCAAGCGACCCACCGAGCGCGATCGGCTTGCAGGTGATCACGGCCGGGGTGACCTTGCCGACGATCGTGGCATATTCATCGGCGGCCATCCAGCCCATGATCATCGAATTGGTATAGACGTCGGGTGCCGGAATATCGCGATCCGTACCGACAATGCCGGCAAAGGCCTAGGCCTGCTCGAGCATCGAAGACATCATGGCTGCGTCCCTCACGTCGTGGGTGCTGGCGACAGGCCATTTTGGGTGACCTTGACGATGGTCAGCTTGCGCTCATTGCCTTCGCGATCGGGCCAGACAATCGACTGGCCTTCGCGCAGGCCGATGAGACCCGCGCCTATCGGCGTGAGAATGGAAATGCGGCCCGCCGAGATATCTGCCTCGCGCGGATACACGAGTTGTACAATCCGCGTCGTCCCGCTTGCGGCATCGCTAAACTCAACCGTCGAGAGCATCGCGACCACATCGCGAGGCAGGCGGTCGGCCGTGTGAATGGTCGCGCGCGCGATCTCGCCGATAAGGAGTTCGCTGACCTGGGGGAGTCGTTCTTCGACGCTATCGGCAAGATTGGTAAGTGAGTCCGCTTCACTATCGATCAAATGGATGGACGGCCTGCGGGCCGCGCTTGTGGTCTTCATGGTGCTGGCTTTCTCGGAATCGATGAACGCGCAGCCGCCTGGCCGCACGCATTGTGGGATCGAGAGTGCGCCCCGAGCTCGGGGCGTGCCGCACCGGAACCCGGGGCTATTTGCCCGCGAGAAGTTGGCCCGCATGGTGGCGGAAGCGCAATAGAGCAATCCGTAGGTGCATCGTCGGATGATGTCGCCTTCCCCATCCGAAGTCAATGCAGGCGGTTGCCACGGAGGGCCTAACGCGCCGAACGACGAAACTTTCCTTTACAATTCATGGTGTTCGCGCTCGTCCTTAGCCGCTCGATCCTGGAGGAAAATGCGTCCTAGTACCAAAGCGCAGGCGAACAATAGGACGCAGAGAGTCGAACTATCGATCATCCGTCCCTCTCCTGTTTCAAGCTGGGCGCGACCCCATGCCCAAGGTGGCGCGAGCGACACGCAGCATGTCGCGATAAAGCCTCGTACCGCTTTGCCGATGGGCTTCGCGTTCCGGAAATGCTTCGCGCAAAATTCGTTTAGCGACCGATTTGACCTCGCGGGCATTGGGGCGCCTGGCTTCGCCGATGCACGCGATGAGCACCGGATATCTCTGACGAAGCGAGCTGGTCGCCATGATCTTCTCCTCTCTGACCAGGTTTGGATTTTTTTGTCGACGTGCCGATCGATCCCGCCCGAGTGTTCCCGGTACTGGCGCGGCGCGACCCACGAAAATCAGAGCGATAGCGGCAACGCCGGCGAAAACGATGGCGGTCCGCACCAGCTCGCGGTTCTGGAAACTTTTTGGGAAGAGCAGGAGCAGCACGATCACGACGGCTGCTCCGACACTGCCGATAACCAGACCAAGAGACCCAAGGAGGATGCTCAACATAAGCATCGCTCCGCTCCCGTATCAAAACGCGGAATCCGGCTCGCCATTTTCTCCTCCCTTCGAGCAGAACGGCAACTTATATGTATATATCGTAGTACGATATTAATTCAAGTCGCTGCCGGACCTTTTGGACCGTGGATTCAACACACGACCGTATCGATCGAATGCGGGTGGTATAGCCGAAAAGTGCGCGGCTTGCGGCCGTTTGCAGATGTCTGACAGTCCAGACGACACGCTCTTTCAGTGCGACAGGAACAATGCGGGGTCGGAACTGGCTCTCCAGCAGATATTGCGTCGTGCCACCAAAGATGAATCGCTGGAGTCGCGGGTGACCAAACGCGCCGGCGACCAGGATATTCGTGTCCATTTTCCTGGCGGCATTGAGAATCGCCGGGCTGGCGTCGCCATGCGTGTGCACCACATCTGTTGAAGCACGGATGCCATGATCGTCAAGATATTGGACCGCGCGCGCACCATCGCACGGCCGCGCCATCGCATGGGGGACCGTCAGGAGAACGACGCGATCAGCCTTTTGGAGCAGCGGGACCGCCCGCCGGAGAGCCCGAGACGCTTCGCGTCCGCCGTCCCATGCGACCGCAATTGTTCCCCCGACTTCCGGTGGTCTGTCGGCCAGGAATGCCGGCCGGCGTTCGTCGAGCGAAATCTGCTGGAATGCGCTGGCAAAGAAGCCGTGACCGCCCGCGGCCGATCGTTCCCAGACAACGACATCGGCCAAGCGGGTGGCGGTCCGTAGCCCGAGCCAGCCGTCCGTGGTCACCGCCTCGAACAGGCTCTTGGAATAATCCAGCGCTTCCAGAAATTCGCGCCACCGCGCGCGCCCACGCTCGGTCTCCTCCTGGATCGCGGCCACCGCAACATCGGTCACACCGAACCCGCCTTCGTTCGCCCAATTGAAGAGACTGTGTGCCGATGGCGAAGCGAACACCACGGAGATGGTCGCATCAAACGGGGCGGCGAGCGCCTTTGCGACTGACAGCGGCTGTGCATCGCTGGTGGCCCCAAGAACAGGCACGAGAATGTTGGTCCAGACCATCATCGGCTCCTTCGATCATGCGCCATCCCGATGCCCGGCTCGACGGAGCCCGCTGGACCGCGCGTAAGATGCAAAAGCATCTCGCCGTCATAGTGATCTAAATTTGTCTGCGAACAAGCGAATGCTATTGCCGCTTAACCGCAACTTATTTGGTGTTTTGTGTATCGTATCGGCGAGGCGTTGGGGATGCTCGGTACGGTAAGCATGCGCCTCCTCCCTCAGACGGAGCGCTCATTACAGCAATATGTTTGCGCTAAAATACCAATAATAGTCATTTGCCTTATACATCGTCGCCGCTCACAATGTCTTTCCTGAGCGAAAGACGCTTCAACGACGGCGCCTTGGAACGATCCGCCCGATCACACCGACGCCAGGAAAGGAAGCTGGACGCCGAGGAACGAACGCATGTCTGCATCTGAGCTTTCAGGGAACCCCCTGACCCTGGAACAATGGCGACAGGTCGAAGGACTAACCCGGTCACTCGAACCGATGCAGGTGCGCTGGCTCAGCGGCTATTTCGCCGGGCTCGACGCCGGTTTGCGGATGCCGCAACCGCAGCCGGCGTCGTTTGCCGCAGCGCGTACGCTCACCATTCTCTACGGCACCGAAACCGGCAACGCCGCAGAGCTGGCGCAAATGCTCGCGGCTGCCGTCACGGACAAGGGGCTGACCTGCACCCTCCACGACATGGCCGACTATAAAGTGCGCCAGCTCGGCCAGGAGCAGGATCTGCTGATCATCGTCAGTACCTATGGCGAAGGCGACCCACCACAACCGGCGACGGGCTTCTTCGAATTTGCC contains the following coding sequences:
- a CDS encoding Glu/Leu/Phe/Val family dehydrogenase; translation: MAADEYATIVGKVTPAVITCKPIALGGSLGRDPATARGGFYLLRHLETELGVGPGSRVAIQGFGNAGSHMARLLRAAGYKVIAVSDSRAAVGASDGLDIEALLEAKRTSGLQGLAGTNGITALDPHTIVGVDCEILVPAALENLIHRDNAGDVRAKVVLELAYGPLTPEADDILSANNVIVLPDILANAVAVTVSYFEWVQNRQGYYWTVSEIHDRLKAGMEAEGRAIWALSASRGISMRSAAYVHALQRLAEATEAHGTQQFFTS
- a CDS encoding universal stress protein, giving the protein MVWTNILVPVLGATSDAQPLSVAKALAAPFDATISVVFASPSAHSLFNWANEGGFGVTDVAVAAIQEETERGRARWREFLEALDYSKSLFEAVTTDGWLGLRTATRLADVVVWERSAAGGHGFFASAFQQISLDERRPAFLADRPPEVGGTIAVAWDGGREASRALRRAVPLLQKADRVVLLTVPHAMARPCDGARAVQYLDDHGIRASTDVVHTHGDASPAILNAARKMDTNILVAGAFGHPRLQRFIFGGTTQYLLESQFRPRIVPVALKERVVWTVRHLQTAASRALFGYTTRIRSIRSCVESTVQKVRQRLELISYYDIYI
- the rnk gene encoding nucleoside diphosphate kinase regulator, encoding MKTTSAARRPSIHLIDSEADSLTNLADSVEERLPQVSELLIGEIARATIHTADRLPRDVVAMLSTVEFSDAASGTTRIVQLVYPREADISAGRISILTPIGAGLIGLREGQSIVWPDREGNERKLTIVKVTQNGLSPAPTT
- a CDS encoding pseudouridine synthase, with the translated sequence MSFPRSNTGASPVKRGRARPSADVASLPRALSKLGFCSRTEATALIESGRVMVDGRVARSMRQRVDLKTARIVVDGERLRDEPKIYLKLNKPRGYVTTYRDPSGRPTVYDCMPEDLPFLFPVGRLDRASEGLLLMTNDTLWSERLLNPLNGVRKCYHVKVDRALELDDVLAIAHPVEDGADILTTASVRLLRRGPRSCWLEIVLTEGRNRQIRRILAAKGLSVMRLVRVAFAGLPLGDLPKGGIALFDGASALRSIEPSSGPAA
- a CDS encoding rod shape-determining protein; translation: MAFDVGTANLRVISSERGILFDEPSICCFDADDYNGALVAAGAKALPMADRTPPKLRIGRPLRRGVLQDLAAARALLRYAGECVGVRGRISAKSTLIGVPADATQAERRAFMTAARDANLGVVQLVSEPVVAAIGAGLPIMEATGCMLVECGAGTTEVVVISLGGVCVSRTVRVGGASLDQAITDFLHLRHKFLIGEQSAERLKLELADESVTGSGADCDMQVRGRCIEAGLPTVLTLPRQAFDDVLVKHFTMIVEAVVDTLNETPPELSHDILERGIILTGGSAPFPLLSTMLAKATGLDVMVADDSRYCVARGLQALLAG